The sequence below is a genomic window from Rudanella lutea DSM 19387.
AATCCGTTCCGAACCAGTCGCAAGCTCATGAGTCGGTTGTCGACGTCGGCAAAGTCGGGCCCGTCGAATCGTACCATATCAATCTGAATACGCTCGGGCGTCAAATCGTCCATGAGCGACTGCAACAGGGTTTCGGGCGATTTCTGGTAGTAAAAACAGCCGTAAATCAGGTTGGTGCCAATAATACCGAGGGCCTGCTGCTGCAACACGTTTTCGTTGTCGAGCATCCGCACGTGCACAATCACGTCGTTGTAAGCCGCCTGTGGATTCACCTGAAACCGGCAGCCGAGCCAGCCGTGACTCTCATTGGTCTTCTGGTAGTTGAGGGCAACTACGGTATTGGCAAACGCAAAGAAGGTCGTGTCGGAGCCGCGTTTATCGGCTAAACGCACGTTGAGCAGGTTGTATTCGCGGTTAAGCATCTTCAGCAACCGTGACTCGCACACATAGCGTCCGCTGGCTTCGGGGCCGTAAATAGCGTCGCTAAATGTCATATCGTACGCCGAGATGGTTTTGGCAATCGTACCCGACGCCCCCCCCGCTTTGAAAAATATGGCCGCTGTTTCCTGGCCTGCACCGATCTCCGCGAAAGAGCCGTAAATCTTACGGTCGAGGTTGATTCGTAACGCCTTTTGTTTGGTTCCTATATTTTTCTCGTACATACCGTCAGGTTGTTGATGCTTAAATTTACTACAAAACTAAAACCCTTATGCAAAACCCGTATCAGCCGCCCACTCCCGAGTACGTATTCGTGTACGGGACCCTGATGCAGGGTTTCGATAACCCGTACGCCCGGCGGTTGCACGAACAGAGCCAATGGGTGGGCCAAGGCCACCTGCCAGGTCGGCTGTTTCGGGTGTCGTGGTTTCCGGGCGCAGTTCCCGATCCGGCAGCCCAAACCCAAATCTGGGGTGAGGTGTACCAACTACATAACCCGACAGACACCCTTTCGTTTCTGGACGAGTACGAAGACGTGGCCCCCGACGGAATCGGTCTGTACATTCGGCGGCAACGGTCCGTTTGGGTGGGCGAGCAACGGTTAACCTGCTGGATGTATATATACAACGAATCCACGGCAAAACTGGTGCCGATCCCCTCGGGCGACTGGCGAAACTTGTAGCAACGGCTCCCTCAACACAGAAAAGGCAACTCCGTTCTCGGAGTTGCCTTTTCTGTGTTGAGTTTCTGGTTCATTGTTTTTGGTTTATTGTTGCCAGAAACCAAAAACGATAAACCAGAAACCTGCACTACTGGCTGGGTAGCTTGTCGATAAACATATTGCTGCCACCAGCT
It includes:
- a CDS encoding gamma-glutamylcyclotransferase family protein; this translates as MQNPYQPPTPEYVFVYGTLMQGFDNPYARRLHEQSQWVGQGHLPGRLFRVSWFPGAVPDPAAQTQIWGEVYQLHNPTDTLSFLDEYEDVAPDGIGLYIRRQRSVWVGEQRLTCWMYIYNESTAKLVPIPSGDWRNL